In Streptomyces alboniger, the following are encoded in one genomic region:
- a CDS encoding SurA N-terminal domain-containing protein, producing MHRRRRTALILSTAALAAAPLLTACGSEAHPGAAAVIGGDRITVAQLEGRVNEVRDAQRAAIPDDAQYAQAISKSGGLTRATLHTMVLDEVLHRAAADAGVSVTRRDVQTMRAGLEQQAGGRKALEEAWLQQYSVAPARLDDSLRTEVEAQKLAKKLDADMNSPQGQALFWKALTAASKKLDIDLNPRYGTWDVDKNKRADAKTPWVRQVTESGAAAGDRQA from the coding sequence TTGCACCGCCGTCGTCGCACAGCGCTCATCCTCTCCACCGCCGCGCTCGCCGCGGCCCCCCTCCTCACCGCCTGCGGCAGCGAGGCGCACCCCGGCGCCGCGGCCGTCATCGGCGGCGACCGCATCACGGTCGCGCAGCTGGAGGGCCGGGTGAACGAGGTGCGCGACGCGCAGCGGGCCGCCATCCCCGACGACGCCCAGTACGCGCAGGCCATCTCCAAGTCCGGCGGCCTCACCCGCGCCACGCTGCACACGATGGTCCTCGACGAGGTGCTGCACCGCGCGGCCGCCGACGCCGGGGTGAGCGTCACGCGCCGCGACGTCCAGACCATGCGGGCGGGCCTGGAACAGCAGGCGGGCGGCAGGAAGGCACTGGAGGAGGCCTGGCTCCAGCAGTACAGCGTCGCCCCGGCCCGCCTCGACGACAGCCTCCGTACGGAGGTGGAGGCGCAGAAGCTCGCGAAGAAGCTGGACGCGGACATGAACTCGCCGCAGGGCCAGGCGCTCTTCTGGAAGGCCCTGACGGCCGCGTCCAAGAAGCTCGACATCGACCTGAACCCGCGCTACGGCACCTGGGACGTCGACAAGAACAAGCGCGCGGACGCGAAGACGCCGTGGGTGCGCCAGGTGACGGAGTCCGGGGCGGCCGCCGGGGACCGCCAGGCATAG
- a CDS encoding MOSC domain-containing protein yields the protein MPLTVVGLASYPVKSMLGMDHERLVFDTRGAVGDRLWAVRHADGKLGSGKNSRRFRRIPGLLEYRAAYDDDGIPVVTAPDGTTLRPGDPRIPELLGEGTELAREGEVGHQDAAGVSLVGTASLRALGELLGDADPVDVRRLRKNIVVETDEPWIEESWVGGEITFGAAGTGDPLRLRVGKRIKRCVMTTQAQLELPADSRVLKTLTADRDMCVGVYAEVVTPAPLALGATVVAR from the coding sequence GTGCCGCTCACGGTCGTCGGTCTGGCCAGCTATCCGGTGAAGTCGATGCTCGGTATGGACCACGAGCGCCTCGTCTTCGACACTCGCGGCGCCGTCGGCGACCGGCTGTGGGCCGTGCGGCACGCGGACGGCAAGCTCGGCAGCGGCAAGAACAGCCGCCGCTTCCGCCGCATCCCGGGCCTCTTGGAGTACCGCGCCGCGTACGACGATGACGGCATCCCCGTCGTCACCGCGCCGGACGGCACGACCCTGCGCCCCGGCGACCCCCGTATCCCCGAACTCCTCGGCGAGGGCACCGAGCTGGCGCGCGAGGGCGAGGTCGGTCACCAGGACGCCGCCGGTGTCTCCCTCGTCGGCACCGCCTCGCTCCGCGCGCTCGGCGAACTGCTCGGCGACGCCGACCCCGTGGACGTACGGCGGCTGCGCAAGAACATCGTCGTCGAGACCGACGAACCCTGGATCGAGGAGAGCTGGGTCGGCGGCGAGATCACCTTCGGCGCCGCCGGCACGGGGGATCCGCTGCGGCTGCGGGTCGGCAAGCGGATCAAGCGCTGTGTGATGACCACCCAGGCGCAGCTCGAACTGCCCGCGGACAGCCGCGTCCTGAAGACCCTCACCGCCGACCGCGACATGTGCGTCGGGGTCTACGCGGAGGTCGTCACGCCCGCCCCGCTCGCCCTCGGCGCGACGGTGGTGGCCCGGTGA
- a CDS encoding nuclear transport factor 2 family protein, with protein sequence MSATPTAANGPADRADATRATVQEFLAARIAGDTARMTALFADEVDWLLAENPGVPWIRPRSTAAECAAQFTELMAHTVPEDARADVDTFLVDGADAVLMGHVSGTVRATGKSFAGPFALRLTVQEGRITRHHLYENSLSIAQACTPAT encoded by the coding sequence ATGTCCGCCACGCCCACCGCCGCCAACGGCCCCGCCGACCGGGCGGACGCCACCCGCGCCACCGTCCAGGAGTTCCTCGCCGCCCGCATCGCCGGGGACACGGCGCGCATGACCGCCCTCTTCGCCGACGAGGTCGACTGGCTGCTCGCCGAGAACCCCGGCGTGCCGTGGATACGGCCGCGCTCCACGGCCGCCGAGTGCGCCGCCCAGTTCACGGAGTTGATGGCACACACCGTGCCCGAGGACGCCCGCGCCGACGTCGACACCTTCCTGGTGGACGGCGCCGACGCGGTCCTGATGGGCCACGTCTCGGGCACCGTACGCGCCACGGGCAAGTCCTTCGCGGGCCCCTTCGCGCTGCGGCTCACCGTGCAGGAGGGCCGGATCACCCGGCACCACCTCTACGAGAACAGCCTGTCGATCGCGCAGGCCTGCACCCCCGCGACCTGA
- a CDS encoding N-6 DNA methylase, whose protein sequence is MKPRDDATEVTAAGIARLAGVGRAAVSNWRRRHGDFPRPVGGTETSPSFALADVERWLRAQGKLVEVPLRERVWQQLAGHPAGPVTALLHTGCALLLLRDRPPAWLAVSAVSDERMAQLLPDRLDEVVAMRFGARGERAVHLPEPAELLPSVPLLRGVAELAAELGAKQTYEFLLGRHTDANPRQYTLTPAGPAALMAELAVSGAPARTVLDPACGTGALLRAVPPRPGRHLYGQDSAPELAALTALRLALHSDATVRTMAADTLRADAYADRRADAVLCHPPFNERNWGHDELAYDTRWEYGFPARAESELAWVQHALARLVDGGTAVLLMPPAAASRRSGRRIRADLLRRGALRAVIALPAGAAPPYNLPLHVWVLRRPGPATPPAPELLLVEAAGILAADGRDKQLWPAVQDTVLDAWRSFDRHGTAEERPGLARSVPVLELLDDEVDLAPARRLPPPAPGGGTELATVREDLGEALRRAADLTPPLTACPEREPADTPHPPSTTVGELARAGALTLHTGTGAGGPGVPVLTDHDVLNGGAPSGSAHESTPDEAVVRTEPGDVVVPVFGGGAAARVIDEATAGAALGRGLTLLRPDPAALDPWFVAGFLRGTAGHRRASSYASTSARLDVRRLRLPRLPLAGQRGYSERFRELAAFEDALRLAGRLGEQLVRGMHDGLTEGTLPPR, encoded by the coding sequence ATGAAGCCGCGGGACGACGCGACCGAGGTGACCGCCGCCGGAATCGCCAGGCTGGCCGGGGTGGGCCGGGCCGCCGTCAGCAACTGGCGCCGCAGGCATGGGGACTTCCCGAGGCCCGTCGGCGGCACGGAGACCAGCCCCTCCTTCGCGCTCGCCGACGTCGAACGCTGGCTGCGCGCCCAGGGCAAGCTCGTCGAGGTCCCCCTGCGCGAACGCGTCTGGCAGCAGCTCGCCGGACATCCCGCCGGGCCCGTCACCGCCCTCCTGCACACGGGCTGCGCCCTGCTCCTGCTCCGCGACAGGCCGCCCGCCTGGCTCGCGGTGAGCGCCGTCTCGGACGAGCGGATGGCCCAGCTCCTGCCCGACCGGCTCGACGAGGTCGTCGCGATGCGCTTCGGGGCGCGGGGCGAGCGCGCCGTCCACCTCCCCGAGCCCGCCGAACTCCTGCCGTCCGTACCGCTGTTGCGCGGCGTCGCGGAGCTGGCGGCCGAGCTGGGCGCCAAGCAGACGTACGAGTTCCTGCTCGGCCGGCACACCGACGCCAACCCCCGCCAGTACACGCTCACCCCGGCGGGCCCCGCGGCGCTCATGGCCGAGCTGGCCGTGAGCGGGGCCCCCGCCCGCACCGTCCTCGACCCCGCCTGCGGCACCGGCGCCCTGCTGCGCGCCGTGCCACCGCGCCCCGGCCGGCACCTGTACGGCCAGGACAGCGCACCCGAGTTGGCCGCCCTCACCGCGCTGCGCCTCGCCCTGCACTCCGACGCGACCGTGCGCACCATGGCCGCCGACACCCTGCGTGCCGACGCCTACGCCGACCGCAGGGCCGACGCCGTGCTCTGCCACCCGCCGTTCAACGAACGCAACTGGGGCCATGACGAACTGGCCTACGACACCCGCTGGGAGTACGGCTTCCCGGCCCGCGCCGAGTCCGAACTGGCCTGGGTCCAGCACGCGTTGGCCCGGCTCGTCGACGGCGGCACCGCCGTCCTGCTGATGCCGCCCGCCGCCGCCTCCCGCCGCTCGGGCCGCCGCATCCGCGCCGACCTGCTGCGCCGCGGCGCCCTGCGCGCGGTGATCGCCCTGCCGGCCGGCGCCGCACCCCCCTACAACCTGCCCCTGCACGTCTGGGTGCTGCGCAGGCCGGGCCCGGCCACCCCGCCCGCGCCCGAACTGCTCCTCGTGGAGGCGGCCGGGATCCTCGCCGCCGACGGCCGCGACAAGCAGCTGTGGCCCGCCGTCCAGGACACCGTCCTCGACGCCTGGCGCTCCTTCGACCGGCACGGCACGGCCGAGGAGCGCCCCGGCCTCGCCCGCTCGGTGCCGGTCCTCGAACTCCTCGACGACGAGGTCGACCTGGCCCCCGCCCGCAGGCTGCCGCCCCCGGCCCCGGGCGGCGGCACCGAGCTGGCGACCGTACGGGAGGACCTGGGCGAGGCGCTGCGCCGGGCCGCGGACCTGACCCCGCCCCTCACGGCCTGCCCGGAGCGGGAGCCCGCGGACACCCCGCACCCGCCCTCCACCACCGTCGGCGAACTGGCCAGGGCGGGCGCCCTCACCCTGCACACCGGAACCGGCGCCGGGGGCCCCGGCGTGCCCGTCCTCACCGACCACGACGTCCTGAACGGCGGCGCACCCTCCGGAAGCGCCCACGAAAGCACCCCGGACGAGGCCGTCGTGCGCACCGAACCAGGCGACGTCGTCGTGCCCGTCTTCGGCGGCGGCGCCGCCGCCCGCGTGATCGACGAGGCCACCGCGGGCGCCGCGCTCGGCCGCGGTCTGACCCTGCTGCGCCCCGACCCGGCCGCGCTCGACCCGTGGTTCGTCGCGGGCTTCCTGCGCGGCACCGCGGGCCACCGCAGGGCCAGCAGCTACGCCTCCACCTCCGCCCGGCTCGACGTCCGCCGGCTCCGGCTGCCCCGGCTGCCGCTTGCCGGGCAGCGCGGCTACAGCGAGCGGTTCCGTGAACTGGCCGCCTTCGAGGACGCGCTGCGGCTCGCGGGCAGGCTCGGCGAGCAGTTGGTGCGCGGCATGCACGACGGACTGACGGAGGGCACGCTTCCGCCGCGGTGA
- a CDS encoding nucleoside triphosphate pyrophosphohydrolase — MNDTTATTTAATAAAAVGRVILLTTSHRVAPGLLSWPAWQALRDADEVLCGDADHPQLPYLREAGVAVTHASPTAEELVDACAGGRTVLVVAGAEGDRPLTDGLASLAGSGRVAMPDLELLPASYDLPGARLLDLVQVMDQIREECPWSSQQTHKGLAKYGIEEAYELVEAIETGDREELREELGDVLLQVVFHARIAQEDPEAPFSVDDVAGGIVDKLIHRHPHVFGDDSADTPEEVKAHWLRTKAEEKRRTSLTEGIPLGQPSLALTAKLASRVRTAGLDVQLPKGEGVGYELLALALRAEAEGIDPEASLRAAARAYRDAVRTAEGREARRRGAGNGASNHK, encoded by the coding sequence GTGAACGACACCACCGCCACCACCACGGCCGCCACCGCCGCAGCGGCCGTCGGCCGAGTCATCCTGCTGACCACCAGCCACCGCGTGGCGCCCGGCCTCCTGTCCTGGCCCGCCTGGCAGGCCCTGCGCGACGCCGACGAGGTGCTGTGCGGCGACGCCGACCACCCCCAGCTGCCGTATCTGCGCGAGGCCGGCGTGGCCGTGACGCACGCGTCGCCCACCGCCGAGGAACTGGTGGACGCCTGCGCGGGCGGGCGCACGGTCCTCGTCGTCGCCGGCGCCGAGGGGGACCGCCCCCTCACCGACGGCCTGGCCAGCCTCGCGGGCTCGGGCCGGGTCGCGATGCCGGACCTGGAACTGCTCCCCGCCTCCTACGACCTGCCGGGCGCCCGCCTGCTGGACCTCGTCCAGGTCATGGACCAGATCCGCGAGGAGTGCCCCTGGTCCTCGCAGCAGACGCACAAGGGCCTGGCGAAGTACGGGATCGAGGAGGCGTACGAACTGGTCGAGGCGATCGAGACCGGCGACCGCGAGGAACTGCGCGAGGAACTCGGCGACGTGCTGCTCCAGGTCGTCTTCCACGCCCGCATCGCCCAGGAGGACCCCGAGGCGCCCTTCTCCGTGGACGACGTGGCGGGCGGCATCGTGGACAAGCTCATCCACCGCCATCCGCACGTGTTCGGCGACGACTCGGCGGACACTCCCGAGGAAGTGAAGGCGCACTGGCTGCGGACCAAGGCGGAGGAGAAGCGGCGCACCTCGCTCACGGAGGGCATCCCGCTGGGCCAGCCGTCCCTGGCCCTCACCGCGAAGCTCGCCTCACGCGTCCGGACGGCGGGCCTGGACGTCCAGCTCCCGAAGGGCGAGGGCGTGGGCTACGAACTCCTCGCACTGGCACTCCGAGCAGAAGCCGAGGGCATCGACCCGGAAGCCTCCCTACGAGCAGCGGCACGGGCCTACCGAGACGCGGTGCGCACAGCGGAGGGCCGCGAAGCGCGCCGCAGGGGCGCGGGGAACGGCGCGAGCAACCACAAATAG
- a CDS encoding serine/threonine-protein kinase has translation MSTLIGQGGMGQVWTAYDQRLDRRVAVKLLRPDRVAGAEAEELRRRFVRECRVTAQVDHPGLVTVHDAGSEPSEDGALFLVMQYVDGADLGDHLAEQDPYPWPWAVAVAAQLCAVLSAVHAVPIVHRDLKPRNVMVKQDGTISVLDLGIASVMDTDTTRLTHTGSPIGSPAYMAPEQAMGGAVGPYTDLYALGVLLHELLSGDVPFSGSTALGVLHRHLYEPPLPVRRLRPEVPEALESLVLRLLAKDPQHRPGSAQQVYEELAPLLPARGVPSGRPLDPTRPFLRPHAPWPDRAATPAPAPDMPQRPPSPPPRQDVVRAVEDVKRLLGEGRITQAVDILGAILPAAAAEHGENSPVVRTLRKQYAATLMDDGQYRRALPELRRLADERAAESGHADPHSLQFRYEAAQCLEQLGEPAAALAEYRALLPYYENQYATDDRRQSLEIRRRIGHLLLALGDRAAAHDTLARLLHDADIVHGPGHPFPAEIRRTLQWLGQVR, from the coding sequence CTGTCCACGCTCATCGGCCAGGGCGGCATGGGCCAGGTCTGGACGGCCTACGACCAGCGACTGGACCGCCGCGTCGCCGTGAAACTGCTCCGTCCCGACCGGGTCGCGGGCGCCGAGGCCGAGGAGCTGCGCCGCCGCTTCGTACGCGAGTGCCGCGTCACCGCGCAGGTCGACCACCCGGGCCTGGTCACCGTGCACGACGCGGGCAGCGAGCCCTCCGAGGACGGGGCCCTCTTCCTCGTCATGCAGTACGTCGACGGCGCGGACCTCGGCGACCACCTCGCCGAGCAGGACCCCTACCCGTGGCCGTGGGCCGTCGCCGTCGCCGCCCAGCTGTGCGCCGTGCTCTCCGCGGTGCACGCCGTGCCGATCGTCCACCGCGACCTCAAACCGCGGAACGTGATGGTCAAGCAGGACGGCACGATCAGCGTCCTCGACCTCGGCATCGCCTCCGTGATGGACACCGACACCACCCGCCTCACCCACACCGGCTCACCGATCGGCAGCCCCGCGTACATGGCGCCCGAGCAGGCGATGGGCGGCGCCGTCGGCCCGTACACCGACCTCTACGCGCTCGGCGTGCTCCTGCACGAACTCCTCAGCGGCGACGTGCCGTTCTCCGGCTCCACCGCCCTCGGCGTCCTGCACCGCCACCTGTACGAGCCGCCGCTGCCGGTCCGCCGACTGCGCCCCGAGGTGCCCGAGGCCCTGGAATCCCTGGTCCTGCGCCTGCTCGCCAAGGACCCCCAGCACCGGCCGGGGAGCGCCCAGCAGGTCTACGAGGAACTGGCGCCGCTGCTGCCCGCCCGCGGCGTCCCCTCGGGCCGCCCGCTCGACCCCACCCGGCCCTTCCTGCGCCCGCACGCGCCCTGGCCGGACCGCGCCGCGACGCCCGCGCCCGCCCCCGACATGCCGCAGCGGCCGCCGAGTCCGCCGCCGCGCCAGGACGTCGTCCGGGCCGTCGAGGACGTCAAGCGGCTCCTCGGCGAGGGCCGCATCACCCAGGCCGTGGACATCCTCGGCGCGATCCTCCCCGCGGCCGCCGCCGAGCACGGCGAGAACTCACCGGTCGTCCGCACACTCCGCAAGCAGTACGCGGCCACGCTCATGGACGACGGCCAGTACCGCCGCGCCCTGCCCGAACTGCGGCGCCTCGCCGACGAGCGGGCCGCCGAGTCGGGCCACGCCGACCCGCACTCCCTCCAGTTCCGCTACGAGGCCGCGCAGTGCCTGGAGCAGCTCGGCGAACCGGCCGCGGCCCTCGCCGAGTACCGTGCGCTGCTCCCCTATTACGAGAACCAGTACGCGACGGACGACCGCCGCCAGTCCCTGGAGATCCGCCGCCGCATCGGCCACCTGCTGCTCGCCCTCGGCGACCGGGCCGCCGCCCACGACACGCTCGCGCGGCTGCTGCACGACGCGGACATCGTGCACGGCCCCGGACACCCCTTCCCCGCGGAGATCCGGCGCACCCTCCAGTGGCTCGGGCAGGTGCGCTGA
- a CDS encoding HNH endonuclease family protein produces the protein MNRRTTSALLALVAVPALLTGCELDTGKEGGGGAGGPDAKAGSALAAVDTLTVKGRAPKTGYDRARFGSAWADTDSNGCPTRDDILKRDLKGVTYRSGDCQVAAGRLAPDPYSGKDVTFRRGRSQVDIDHLVALSDAWQKGAARWEPGKRIAFANDPLNLLAVDAGPNRSKGDGDTATWLPPNKAYRCAYVAGQVGVKKKYGVWVTAAERDAMKKVLSACPDRKLPTGAAPTSAPPRFRAD, from the coding sequence GTGAACCGCCGCACCACGTCCGCGCTGCTGGCGCTCGTCGCCGTGCCCGCGCTGCTCACGGGCTGCGAGCTGGACACCGGCAAAGAGGGCGGGGGCGGCGCCGGTGGGCCCGACGCGAAGGCGGGGTCCGCGCTGGCGGCCGTCGACACGCTCACCGTCAAGGGCCGCGCGCCCAAGACCGGTTACGACCGGGCGCGGTTCGGCAGCGCCTGGGCCGACACGGACTCCAACGGCTGCCCCACCCGGGACGACATACTCAAGCGGGACCTGAAGGGCGTCACGTACCGGAGCGGGGACTGCCAGGTCGCCGCGGGCAGGCTGGCGCCCGACCCCTACTCCGGCAAGGACGTGACGTTCCGGCGCGGTCGCAGCCAGGTCGACATCGACCACCTGGTCGCGCTCTCGGACGCCTGGCAGAAGGGCGCCGCCCGGTGGGAGCCGGGCAAGCGCATCGCCTTCGCCAACGACCCCCTGAACCTCCTCGCCGTCGACGCGGGCCCCAACCGCAGCAAGGGCGACGGCGACACGGCGACCTGGCTGCCGCCGAACAAGGCGTACCGCTGCGCGTACGTGGCCGGGCAGGTCGGGGTGAAGAAGAAGTACGGGGTGTGGGTGACGGCGGCGGAACGGGACGCGATGAAGAAGGTGCTGTCGGCTTGCCCTGACAGGAAGCTTCCAACCGGCGCCGCCCCGACGAGCGCGCCGCCACGCTTCCGTGCCGACTGA